One window of Ziziphus jujuba cultivar Dongzao chromosome 5, ASM3175591v1 genomic DNA carries:
- the LOC107420633 gene encoding amino acid transporter AVT6A, whose amino-acid sequence MTILPSTDRKCRRSPRLLFLPEKHDDYEPLDGGFDGASFSGAVFNLSTTVVGAGIMALPAAVKQLGMIPGLVLIVLGAMLTESSIDMILKFTRASKTMTYSGVVGDSFGVAGRNLLQACIVVNNLGMLVVYMIIIGDVLSGTWSEGVHHSGLMEEWFGQRWWTTRSSVLLFTTLFVFAPLISFKRVDSLRYTSAVSVGFAIVFVVITAGVAIVKLMNGSIGMPRLMPKIVDQVSFWKLFTTIPVLVTAYICHHNINPIENELKDPGMMKSIVRTSLTLCSSVYIATSFFGFLLFGDHTLEDILANFDGDLGIPCSSLLNDIVRVSYGIHLMLVFPLVFFSLRLNLDGLLFPITIPIAFDNRRFFSVTTALMGFIFVGANFVPNIWDAFQFTGATAAISVGFIFPAAIALRDTHGIATKRDRLVSWVMILLAVSSSTAAISSDIYSIFSSNKQLGS is encoded by the exons ATGACAATTTTGCCTTCCACGGACCGCAAGTGTCGCCGCAGCCCTAGACTCCTATTCCTCCCCGAAAAGCACGATGATTACGAGCCTTTGGACGGCGGCTTCGACGGCGCGTCCTTCTCAGGCGCTGTCTTCAACCTGTCTACCACCGTCGTCGGTGCCGGAATCATGGCTCTGCCTGCCGCCGTTAAACAGTTGGGGATGATTCCGGGCCTCGTTTTGATCGTTCTGGGCGCGATGCTGACGGAGTCCTCCATCGATATGATCCTCAAGTTCACGCGAGCTTCCAAGACCATGACGTATTCGGGTGTGGTTGGCGACTCATTCGGTGTTGCCGGCCGGAATCTCCTTCAGGCTTGCATTGTTGTTAACAATTTAGGCATGCTTGTCGTCTACATGATCATTATTG GGGATGTGTTATCGGGGACATGGTCGGAAGGAGTTCACCATTCGGGTCTGATGGAAGAATGGTTTGGTCAACGCTGGTGGACTACACGCTCCTCCGTTCTACTATTCACCACGCTTTTTGTTTTTGCACCTCTCATTTCATTCAAGCGCGTGG ATTCGTTGAGATACACATCAGCAGTGTCAGTGGGTTTTGCCATTGTATTTGTGGTGATCACAGCAGGAGTGGCAATAGTTAAATTGATGAATGGAAGCATTGGGATGCCGCGCTTGATGCCTAAAATTGTTGATCAGGTCTCATTTTGGAAGCTTTTCACAACCATCCCAGTTCTAGTGACTGCTTACATCTGCCACCATAATA TTAACCCTATAGAGAATGAACTAAAAGATCCTGGCATGATGAAGTCAATAGTCAGAACTTCTCTTACACTATGTTCATCTGTTTACATTGCTACCAGCTTCTTTGGATTTCTACTATTTGGGGATCATACATTGGAGGATATACTGGCAAATTTTGATGGCGATCTTGGAATTCCATGTAGCTCATTGCTCAATGACATTGTTAGGGTTAGCTATGGCATCCACCTGATGCTTGTTTTCCCACTTGTGTTTTTCTCTCTTCGCCTAAATTTAGATGGACTTCTCTTTCCCATCACCATTCCAATTGCATTTGACAACCGAAGATTCTTCTCAGTAACTACAGCTCTCAtgggttttatttttgtgggGGCCAATTTTGTGCCTAACATCTGGGATGCATTCCAGTTCACTGGTGCTACTGCTGCTATCTCTGTAGGTTTCATCTTTCCAGCTGCAATTGCACTCAG
- the LOC107420604 gene encoding squalene monooxygenase SE1 gives MLDQCPLGWILASVLGLFVLCNLIVKNRNSKASLEKRSECVKSIATTNGECRSKSDDVDVIIVGAGVAGSALAHTLGKDGRRLHVIERDLTEPDRIVGELLQPGGYLKLIELGLQDCVEEIDAQRVFGYALFKDGKDTRLSYPLEKFHSDVSGRSFHNGRFIQRMREKSASLPNVRLEQGTVTSLLEEKGTIKGVQYKTKTGQELTAFAPLTIVCDGCFSNLRRSLCNPKVDVPSCFVGLVLENCELPYANHGHVILADPSPILFYPISSTEVRCLVDVPGQKVPSISNGEMAKYLKSVVAPQIPPQIYDAFIAAVDKGNIRTMPNRSMPASPFPTPGALLMGDAFNMRHPLTGGGMTVALSDIVVLRDLLKPLGDLNDAATLCKYLESFYTLRKPVASTINTLAGALYKVFCASPDQARKEMRQACFDYLSLGGIFSTGPVSLLSGLNPRPLSLVLHFFAVAIYGVGRLLLPFPSPKRIWIGARLISGASGIIFPIIKAEGVRQMFFPATVPAYYRAAPVE, from the exons ATGTTGGATCAGTGCCCGTTGGGCTGGATCTTGGCCTCGGTTTTGGGCCTCTTCGTGCTCTGCAATCTGATCGTCAAGAACAGGAACAGCAAAGCTTCCCTGGAGAAGAGAAGCGAGTGCGTGAAGAGCATCGCCACCACAAATGGAGAATGCAGATCCAAAAGTGACGACGTCGACGTAATCATCGTAGGTGCCGGCGTCGCCGGCTCCGCTCTTGCTCATACTCTAGGCAAG GATGGACGTCGATTGCATGTGATCGAAAGAGACTTAACAGAGCCGGACCGAATTGTTGGTGAATTATTACAACCAGGGGGCTACCTCAAATTAATTGAGTTAGGACTTCAAG ATTGTGTGGAGGAAATTGATGCTCAGAGGGTGTTTGGTTATGCTCTTTTCAAGGATGGGAAAGACACTCGACTCTCTTATCCCTTGGAGAAATTTCATTCAGATGTGTCTGGAAGGAGCTTTCATAATGGACGCTTCATACAGAGGATGAGGGAGAAGTCAGCATCTCTGCCAAA tgTACGATTGGAGCAAGGAACAGTTACTTCACTGCTTGAAGAAAAAGGGACAATCAAAGGTGTGCAATACAAGACAAAAACTGGCCAAGAACTGACAGCATTTGCACCGCTAACTATTGTTTGTGATGGCTGTTTCTCAAACTTGCGTCGTTCCCTTTGCAATCCTAAG GTAGATGTGCCATCTTGTTTTGTTGGTTTAGTTCTGGAAAATTGTGAACTTCCATATGCAAACCATGGACATGTTATATTAGCAGATCCTTCCCCCATTTTGTTTTATCCTATCAGTAGTACAGAAGTTCGCTGTTTGGTTGATGTACCTGGACAGAAGGTTCCGTCTATTTCAAATGGTGAAATGGCAAAATATTTGAAGTCGGTGGTGGCTCCTCAG ATCCCCCCTCAAATATATGATGCCTTCATAGCTGCAGTTGACAAGGGTAACATAAGGACAATGCCAAACAGAAGTATGCCTGCTTCTCCATTTCCTACTCCTGGAGCGCTATTAATGGGTGATGCATTCAACATGCGCCATCCTCTAACTGGGGGAGGAATGACAGTGGCACTTTCTGATATTGTTGTGCTGCGTGACCTTCTCAAGCCTTTAGGTGACCTGAATGATGCAGCTACACTTTGCAAATATCTTGAATCCTTCTACACTTTGCGTAAG CCTGTGGCATCGACCATCAACACATTGGCTGGAGCTCTTTACAAGGTCTTTTGTGCTTCACCTGACCAAGCAAGGAAGGAAATGCGCCAGGCTTGCTTCGATTATTTAAGTCTTGGAGGCATATTCTCAACGGGACCTGTCTCTCTGCTTTCAGGATTGAACCCTCGGCCATTGAGCTTGGTTCTCCATTTCTTTGCTGTTGCAATATATGGTGTTGGTCGGCTGTTGCTGCCATTCCCATCGCCTAAACGCATCTGGATTGGAGCCAGATTGATTTCG GGTGCATCAGGAATAATCTTTCCCATTATCAAGGCAGAAGGAGTTAGACAGATGTTCTTCCCTGCAACTGTTCCAGCGTATTACAGGGCAGCACCTGTTGAGTGA